Sequence from the Strix uralensis isolate ZFMK-TIS-50842 chromosome 1, bStrUra1, whole genome shotgun sequence genome:
TGAAGCTTTAAACCTTTGTACAACTTAGTTCTGAAGTATTAGAATCTCCACCGATCCTCATAGTATGGTTGTCACTGCATAGAGGAGGACTGGAGATCAGGGGACCATTACATGGTTCTCCATGCCTTGGAATGGATCCCATAGTTCTTCCCTAATGCCTTAATCACAGGGATGATTCTTGTTCTTCTGGGAATTTTGCAAAGCAGCGAAGACGTGTTAGTGCATGAAGGATTTAGCCTCTGTGCTCATGGCACAGTGATGGACTACTAGCCCGGGTGGAAGCATCCTTTCGCCTATGCATCGTGTGGACCAGTCGAGTTAAGTTGAGAATGCTATGACCTTAAGAAAGAGGTAGGCCTGTGTATGGGTGGGAGGTCTGTTTGAGGTAGTATCAGGGTTAGCCTCAGCATTAGGCAATCTTCCTGCAGCACCAGTAAGATTACTACTTCATGTCTGAAGTCATCTCTTCTAGGCACTTGCctgaaatatatgtgtatatatgcgtacatacatatgtatgtgctGTAGCAAAAGGATTACTCATCTGAGGTCAGGATTTTACCTCGGAGATTTGAAATATGATCTAGAATTTCCCCTTGCTCGCAGGGGAGCCAGGATTTCATCTGGGGGCTTTCAGCTTTCCATGCTGGGAGCAGGTATCCATTGTTCTTCACATATCAGCCAGGCACAATACGTATCACATTTCATGTTTATTGAATCTGAGACTAATAAATGTGTATGTATAATAAATGTAGATAGGAATTTTTAGGGTATGTCATTGCCATCTCTTCACAAAGGGAGAAAACGCTTTAAACTGAGAACGTGTAAAAAATGTCTCGCATAGCTTGCTTTATCTGGGAAAGTTGACGGCTGTTAAATAGAGGCTTGTCAAAGTGAAAATGCCTCCTCAGCTATAACCATTGGGGTGTAGTGGCACGAGGGTCTGCTTTTAATGCTGAATTTGCCCAGCAAAATAACAAACAGCACCTGACAGGATTGCAGGTGCCCTCCAAAACCAAATTCTGATCTGTTCCCTTGCTGCTCTTGTCACTTGTTAGCTGATTTGAACAGTAGGGAATGTTTTGATAGCTGCAATTTATGGTAGCCTGTCTCATTTAATaccaagaaaagaaagacaacCTTTAAAACAGTGCACAAGAGTTGCTAGCAACCTTCAAGTCTTTTCTCattgcctttcctttcccctttgtTTCCTTTACTTTAGTTTTGACAGTTGGGTCTTTGTTTACCTCTAGACAAAATCCCTCTAGGctccccacctccctctgcccttTAATTAACTCTTTAATTACTAGGCTTCCTTTTCTAGTGCTTCTCTTCAGTGCCAAGAGGCTCATCTCTTTCCATCTACTATTTGTATATCCTGCTTATCAAATCGAGTTGTGTTTCTATGTTGCCCTGTGTGCCATCATGCCTTCAATATGTGACGAAAGTTACCCAAGTTTGAGGATTTCTACTTGTCTAATGGAATTGTTTTTGTGACCTGAAACTGTGGGTAGCTGTGTCCTGGATCTGAAACTTCCATGGTATGTCAGATCTGAAATGGTACAGTTTAATGATAGACAGAAGACAGCAATATAATTTTTTGCACGATAGgatagcatttttaaaatgtaaaacgCATATAGGCTGCTTCAGCAGAGAATAGCGTTAACAGATTTGAAAAGCAGTTCTAAGCAGctaatgtgttttttaattttcaggttgGACAACGGATGCCCCTCTTCAGCTGACATCACTGCTTCTGACATCCCTGCATGCTCTTCTATGCTTTTTTCATCTTTCCCTCTTTGACAAGTGTCCCATTTTTTCACCTCTTTAAGCTTCAACATCATATCAGTCAGGCTGAAATCTACTAGCCCATCCACTTATTCTTTACCAGATTCTGGAACTTCTGGCAAAACTCTGACTCCACCAAAGTCTGTAGGGATTTCAGCACTGACTTAACACGTTGGTTTGCATTGATGTCCTGTTTCAGAATCAGTAGAACTGTCTGTCCTAGGCTTCACTTTCtctcagaaaataagaaaacttacACTCTGAACATTCAGGTCTGCTTCTTTTACTGGCTTGTTAATTAGTTCACTGATTAGATGTAGTCAAATGCCATTATActtttctttgctctttgcaTTCTAAATGTGCATGGATTCCTTGAAGTCCATGGtgtatttacatttattttcgAATCTTCTCCTCATGGATGTTTTCATGGGAGTTGTTTTGTAGTGTCTGCAATCCAAGTGCAACTGCTGCATCTAATTTTTGCACtctattcataatttttttctctgttaactGTACTGCAGTAGGTATGTCCACATAGGTGGAAAGTATCTTTATCCTTAATGCACTTCTACATTTACAGAGCAATACATTTTACTTCTAGTTACcctgtcctgattttttttaaataacctgcAAGTAATATCTCTTATCCTATGGGGCACTCTCCAGTGTTGcatgtttaaaagagaaaatggtCAATATGTAGGTTCTAATTAAAGAGATATACTAGTATAACGCAAAAACTTTGTTAATAAGCTTTGAGAACTTTGTGCTATCttcaggactttttttccccttcttcatgCAATGAAGGAAGCTGTAAATagtttttaaagatgttttgttttttctttaaccttAGAATTTCTTAGTAGCTATTAGTGAAAAATAGCTGGGAGTTGTTTGGGATATTtaatttaatgcttttatttGAGAGGGAAGGAAGTTGATCCTTCAGCATCTGTTGATTTTGATTAAAGTTACAATAAAGAGCTTTGATATGTGTTGTTAATGTTTCTCCATTACTTTTTTCCAACTTTCAGCCCTAGTGTTTGTGATGTCACTTCACCGGTTTTCTAGGTGTCATCTTATCTTACTGTGTCTTTCAGTCAACACTGTTTCTTTACCTGTCATTAGCAAGTGAAAGATGATAAAagtaaaatacacttttctgTTGTAGGCTTCCCACaatatatctgtatttgtttGAATTTCAAACCTCTAATTAATGTACCAAAATTGTGTTCTTATTACATGGTATGTTTCAtgctttttataaaacaaaaaaataataaaaaaatatagtaatTAAACTGGAAATGAATTTCTGGTCCCACTGACTTTAATTAAAGACTGGGATGTTTTCATACACTGCATACAGAGAAATGAGCCAAGATGAGAGGTTGCAATGGGTAAGTTTGAATTTGAAGCTTAGCTAGTTGAAGAGTACTGTGAAGGAAAAGCTTGTGGAGAGCATGTTTTGCATTATTGACATACTGAACAAACAGTTGATCTCATCTAGCATAAAAAAGGTGCTGCTTtaacttttgcttttcctttatacTCCTCTACTCTTACTTATGGAAATAATATCAATAAGAGTAAAATTTGAAGATATTCAGGGCCTTTAATATAATCTTCACTTTTGAAGGTTATATTATCATATAAATCTTCTTGGTTATTTTTATCATAACTCCTTTTACTAAGTTAAGATTTCTCTAACACAGGTAAAGCTCCCAGCTATAAACCCTAAATATCCAAGCAGAATGCTGAATGTTTCTACAAACGAGGAATTTAGTGGGAAAAATAAGCTTTCCTTCCCACCTGTGTAATACACTTACGAAATTCATGAAACTCCTAAGCCTGCAACTATTCATGCGTGCAAGTAATATTACTACTTGTGAAACTGCAGAGATTAGTGGATATGTGCATGGATTTTGTGGATCTTTACTGCTAATAAACTTGCTATTGTGTGTGatattaaaatagttttacaaACTACTAAAATAATAGCACTTTAACGCATATAGGAAAGACAGTACAAATTTGCTTTAGGAAAGCTAAGCATACAGTTGCATATTTCAATGTAGCACACTTCTATTATATTGTAAAcggtctgtttttttttcccagtaccaGTGAACAGATGCAAACAATCATGTACATGGTTAGTTCTGTAAGCATAGGTTACAGAGACACAAGTAGAACTaccattttcagaaaacacacaAACTGTAGCCTATATAAGGTCAGGCCCAGCAAAAATACTGTATGGAACACCTGGAAGATAACAgtcttttaaacaaattattacATCACCTGTGATGTGATATAATCATATCAGCTGTGTACACAACTGAATTGTTTCTGTGTACTTTGTCTTAAAAATTTATTACACAGTCATCAGTAATCCTGGTAGGTTTTAGAAATATGTTAATGATGAAAAATATCTGATTGAACTGTCTAATGAACCTAAGAGCAAATCTGTGACAAAGTTTTACCTTCGTGCAGCACAAAATGAGTATTGTCAGCCTTTTTTACTTATACATTCTTTGTGTAATGtcccttttttcactttttcttctctaagACCAGAACTGTGTAAGTATTACGCATGGAAAATTCCAATAAAATGGATGGCTCTTCTCATGTAAAATTACACATTACTGAAGGCATAGTTGTgcgctttgggtttttttggtattgtttttgttttttcttagaagATTACATGTAGAATATATATTTagttatttagaaataaaatataaggCTATTGCCCTTctgtgcaaaataaaattttcccaCCTAATCCACATTTTTATTCACTTATGCTATTGTTTTCCTTAATATATTTGGATTTACAGGCCTCCTCAGAGAAAAAGCGAAGCAGTAAACTTTAGCAAATTAATTAGCAATGGTTATGGGACTGATTGGTTTCAGCAGTGTCCTGGATGTGGAAAAAAAGATTCAAGAACCATCAGAAAATAGTGAGCATTCCAAAGGTAAAATTGTTGAAAgctgtttcttttaaagtgaCTTGGGATCAGGGTAACAGCAGAGCATAACCTGAATAATTTGTGTGGCTCTCTTTGAATATGGTGAGATTACTAATTACTATGCTTAGCTTACAATACCCTATGACCAGCTAAAGAAAAGAGTGCTCCTCTTTGTAGTCAGTGAAGGCAGGGGCTTTAATGGATTTTTTCATCTTTACAGTTGCAGAAGCATGCTCTGTTCTGATCCAAGGGCTTCCGTGTGACGTGTTTTTATGAAATGCTGCAGAGACACGGCCACCATCCTGTGCAAATTTAAGCAGACTGTAAAATATTTGTCACCTATTCATTGTGAATAGTCTTTGGCCCCTAatagttttctgaaaacttttgtgACAAATGTCTTTGATATTCATGTTTAAGAAAGAGATCACTGTTCATAAAAGTTTGTCAAATATACGTGCATTGTTGAAGACAGTGGTGTTGCAACATTTTTtataagagagaagaaaagttaTCCAATGTTTACCTACGATTTCAAACCTTACTTTGTCATGCACAGTAATAGCTATGAAAGACATCACTTGAAAACACTCAGATACAGAGGTTAAAGGGCAGAAAATTCCCCTTCTGTCAAAGACCTTTTGCTTAGGCTTTTTACAGTGGCTTTGTAAACATGGTGGCTATATCAGTTTTCTATAGCAACCTTTTAAAATGCTATTGAACATACACATTGCAAGctccagaatttattttatttgtatcagtgtaaggaactgtgttagacattgtttgtctcaacattgctgctc
This genomic interval carries:
- the C1H7orf57 gene encoding uncharacterized protein C7orf57 homolog isoform X3, encoding MSQDHVIHREFKADDHHGNSYKTRRGPFDFDMKSVWQRDAEDKENTEKKKVKLPAINPKYPSRMLNVSTNEEFSGKNKLSFPPVPPQRKSEAVNFSKLISNGYGTDWFQQCPGCGKKDSRTIRK